A genomic segment from Salvelinus alpinus chromosome 8, SLU_Salpinus.1, whole genome shotgun sequence encodes:
- the eif1b gene encoding eukaryotic translation initiation factor 1b isoform X2 encodes MSSIQNLKSFDPFADATKGDDLLPAGTEDKIHIRIQQRNGRKTLTTVQGIAGDYDKKKLVKAFKKKFACNGTVIEHPEYGEVIQLQGDQRKNICQFLMEALSGRSS; translated from the exons ATGTCCTCTATTCAGAACCTCAAATCTTTTG ATCCCTTTGCTGATGCAACCAAGGGTGACGACTTACTCCCGGCAGGGACAGAAGATAAAATCCACATAAGGATACAGCAACGAAACGGACGCAAGACCCTAACCACTGTTCAAGGGATCGCGGGCGATTACGACAAGAAGAAGCTTGTGAAGGCCTTCAAGAAG AAATTTGCCTGCAATGGTACTGTGATTGAGCACCCTGAGTACGGTGAGGTCATCCAGCTGCAGGGAGACCAGAGAAAAAACATCTGCCAGTTCCTCATGGAG gCATTGTCAGGGAGGAGCAGTTGA
- the eif1b gene encoding eukaryotic translation initiation factor 1b isoform X1 translates to MSSIQNLKSFDPFADATKGDDLLPAGTEDKIHIRIQQRNGRKTLTTVQGIAGDYDKKKLVKAFKKKFACNGTVIEHPEYGEVIQLQGDQRKNICQFLMEIGIVREEQLKVHGF, encoded by the exons ATGTCCTCTATTCAGAACCTCAAATCTTTTG ATCCCTTTGCTGATGCAACCAAGGGTGACGACTTACTCCCGGCAGGGACAGAAGATAAAATCCACATAAGGATACAGCAACGAAACGGACGCAAGACCCTAACCACTGTTCAAGGGATCGCGGGCGATTACGACAAGAAGAAGCTTGTGAAGGCCTTCAAGAAG AAATTTGCCTGCAATGGTACTGTGATTGAGCACCCTGAGTACGGTGAGGTCATCCAGCTGCAGGGAGACCAGAGAAAAAACATCTGCCAGTTCCTCATGGAG ataggCATTGTCAGGGAGGAGCAGTTGAAGGTCCACGGATTTTAA